A genomic window from Variovorax paradoxus includes:
- a CDS encoding HpcH/HpaI aldolase/citrate lyase family protein, whose amino-acid sequence MTKTVHPAEVLLGAQAGAVTLPVCDHYSGVEARMKKSLALQAEMAEEFGACVFDVTLDCEDGAPVGGEAEHAALVTELALAARPGMRVGVRVHPVDHPAFAGDVITIAGRAAQRLSHLMVPKVESVADVLQAVAALEAADADALPLHVLIESPLAVHNAFEIAAHPRVQSLSFGLMDFVSAHAGAIPADGMGATGQFSHPLVVRAKLAIASAAHAYGKVPSHCVVTEFSNTDAMRTAARKAATEFGYTRMWSIHPNQIRPILEAFAPDEAQIQVATQIIAKAALADWAPTQIDGTLHDRASYRHFWQVLTRAHATGRALPPEAKAWFALAAS is encoded by the coding sequence ATGACGAAGACGGTTCATCCCGCTGAAGTACTGCTCGGCGCACAAGCCGGCGCCGTGACGCTGCCCGTGTGCGACCACTACAGCGGCGTCGAGGCGCGCATGAAGAAGAGTCTCGCGCTCCAGGCCGAGATGGCCGAGGAGTTCGGCGCCTGCGTGTTCGACGTTACCCTCGATTGCGAAGACGGCGCCCCGGTGGGCGGCGAAGCCGAGCATGCCGCGCTCGTCACCGAACTGGCGCTGGCCGCCAGGCCCGGCATGCGCGTCGGCGTGCGCGTGCATCCCGTCGACCATCCCGCCTTTGCCGGCGACGTGATCACCATCGCCGGCCGTGCCGCCCAGCGCCTGAGCCACCTGATGGTGCCGAAGGTCGAGTCGGTGGCCGATGTGTTGCAGGCTGTCGCGGCGCTCGAGGCGGCCGATGCCGATGCATTGCCGCTGCACGTGCTGATCGAGTCGCCGCTCGCCGTGCACAACGCCTTCGAGATTGCTGCCCATCCGCGCGTGCAGTCGCTGAGCTTCGGCCTGATGGATTTCGTCTCGGCCCACGCTGGTGCGATCCCCGCCGATGGCATGGGCGCGACAGGGCAGTTCAGCCACCCGCTGGTGGTGCGCGCCAAGCTGGCCATCGCATCGGCCGCGCATGCCTACGGCAAGGTGCCTTCGCATTGCGTGGTCACCGAGTTCAGCAACACCGATGCCATGCGCACGGCGGCCCGCAAGGCGGCCACCGAATTCGGCTACACGCGCATGTGGAGCATCCATCCGAACCAGATCCGCCCCATCCTCGAGGCCTTTGCGCCCGACGAGGCGCAGATTCAGGTTGCCACACAAATCATTGCAAAAGCGGCGCTTGCCGATTGGGCTCCGACACAAATTGATGGCACATTGCACGACCGCGCGAGCTACCGCCACTTTTGGCAGGTCTTGACGCGCGCCCACGCAACAGGGCGCGCGTTGCCCCCCGAGGCGAAAGCCTGGTTTGCGCTCGCGGCCTCCTGA
- the tam gene encoding trans-aconitate 2-methyltransferase → MLDWNPALYRRYEDERTRPAQELLARVPLTEAARVVDLGCGPGNSTELLVNRFPKAQVLGTDNSEAMLVSARERLPQARFELSDIATWAPQSQEEAPDLIYANASLQWVPDHEKLIPRLFDALAPGGVLAIQMPDNRQEPTHRLMRAVAAEAPWAERIGDADKLRTLLLDLGGYYDLLAPRAVHVDVWHTIYQHRMADAAAIVEWVRGTGLKPFVDRLPPDLQASYLAEYERRVNEAYAVRTDGKRLLAFPRMFIVAQKKA, encoded by the coding sequence ATGCTCGACTGGAACCCCGCGCTCTACCGTCGCTACGAGGACGAGCGCACCCGACCCGCACAGGAGCTCCTGGCGCGGGTGCCACTGACCGAGGCCGCCCGCGTGGTCGACCTCGGGTGCGGACCGGGCAACTCCACCGAGCTGCTGGTCAACCGGTTCCCGAAGGCGCAAGTCCTCGGAACCGACAACTCCGAAGCCATGCTTGTCAGCGCGCGCGAGCGCCTGCCGCAGGCGCGCTTCGAGTTGAGCGACATTGCGACCTGGGCGCCGCAATCCCAAGAAGAAGCGCCCGACCTCATTTATGCCAACGCGTCCCTGCAGTGGGTGCCCGATCACGAAAAGCTGATCCCGCGCCTGTTCGATGCGCTGGCCCCGGGTGGCGTGCTCGCCATCCAGATGCCCGACAACCGCCAGGAGCCCACGCATCGCCTGATGCGTGCGGTGGCCGCTGAAGCACCGTGGGCCGAACGCATCGGCGACGCCGACAAGCTGCGCACCCTGCTGCTCGACCTCGGCGGCTACTACGACCTGCTGGCGCCACGTGCGGTGCATGTCGATGTCTGGCACACGATCTACCAGCACCGCATGGCCGATGCCGCCGCCATCGTCGAATGGGTGCGCGGCACGGGGCTGAAACCCTTCGTCGACCGCCTGCCGCCGGACCTGCAGGCGAGCTATCTCGCCGAGTACGAACGTCGCGTGAACGAAGCCTATGCGGTGCGCACCGACGGCAAGCGGCTGCTCGCCTTCCCGCGCATGTTCATCGTGGCGCAGAAAAAGGCATGA
- a CDS encoding malate dehydrogenase: MSKKPVRVAVTGAAGQIGYALLFRIASGEMLGKDQPVILQLLEIPDEKAQKALKGVMMELDDCAFPLLAGMEAHGDPMTAFKDADYALLVGSRPRGPGMERAELLAVNGAIFTAQGKALNAVASRNVKVLVVGNPANTNAYIAMKSAPDLPRKNFTAMLRLDHNRAASQIAAKTGKAVADIEKLTVWGNHSPTMYADYRFATINGESVAKMINDQEWNANTFLPTVGKRGAAIIEARGLSSAASAANAAIDHMRDWALGTNGKWVTMGIPSDGQYGIPKDVMFGFPVTCENGEYKLVEGLEIDAFSQERINKTLEELEGERAGVAHLL, encoded by the coding sequence ATGAGCAAAAAGCCCGTCCGCGTTGCCGTCACCGGTGCCGCCGGTCAAATCGGTTACGCCCTGTTGTTCCGTATCGCCTCCGGTGAAATGCTCGGCAAAGACCAGCCGGTCATCCTGCAACTGCTCGAAATCCCCGACGAGAAGGCCCAGAAGGCGCTCAAGGGCGTGATGATGGAACTCGACGACTGCGCCTTCCCGCTACTGGCCGGCATGGAAGCCCACGGCGACCCGATGACCGCCTTCAAGGACGCCGACTACGCGCTGCTCGTCGGTTCGCGTCCCCGCGGTCCCGGCATGGAACGTGCCGAGCTGCTGGCCGTCAACGGCGCCATCTTCACCGCGCAAGGCAAGGCCCTCAACGCCGTCGCCAGCCGCAACGTCAAGGTGCTGGTGGTCGGCAACCCGGCCAACACCAACGCCTACATCGCCATGAAGAGCGCCCCCGACCTGCCGCGCAAGAACTTCACCGCCATGCTGCGCCTGGACCACAACCGTGCTGCCAGCCAGATCGCTGCCAAGACCGGCAAGGCCGTGGCCGACATCGAGAAGCTCACCGTCTGGGGCAACCACTCGCCCACGATGTACGCCGACTACCGCTTCGCCACCATCAACGGCGAAAGCGTCGCCAAGATGATCAACGACCAGGAATGGAACGCCAACACCTTCCTGCCGACCGTCGGCAAGCGCGGCGCGGCCATCATCGAAGCACGCGGCCTGTCGTCGGCTGCCTCGGCTGCCAACGCCGCCATCGACCACATGCGCGACTGGGCCCTGGGCACCAACGGCAAGTGGGTCACCATGGGCATTCCGTCGGACGGCCAGTACGGCATTCCGAAGGACGTGATGTTCGGCTTCCCCGTTACCTGCGAAAACGGTGAATACAAGCTGGTCGAAGGCCTCGAGATCGATGCATTCAGCCAGGAACGCATCAACAAGACCCTGGAAGAACTGGAAGGCGAGCGCGCCGGCGTCGCTCACCTGCTCTAA
- a CDS encoding GntR family transcriptional regulator has product MNTPTTFDEPATPSFSPLYQQIKTLILQSLQAGEWKPGEPIPSEMDLAVRYRVSQGTVRKAIDELSAENLVVRRQGKGTFVATHAEQHVQYRFLKLVPDAGDLSTEGPAVRTIVDCKRLRASADVARALGLRTGDAVLQVRRVLAYGGVPTILEDLWLPGAPFKGLTAERLRAWPGPMYALFETEFGVRMVRAEEKIRAVLPDAEQAALLDVTLQMPLLSVERLAHTYHDMPMELRRGLYRTDTHHYRNQLG; this is encoded by the coding sequence ATGAACACGCCCACCACATTCGACGAGCCCGCGACGCCGTCCTTCAGTCCGCTCTACCAGCAGATCAAGACATTGATCCTGCAGAGCCTGCAGGCGGGCGAGTGGAAGCCTGGCGAACCCATCCCGAGCGAGATGGACCTGGCCGTGCGCTATCGCGTGAGCCAGGGCACGGTGCGCAAGGCCATCGACGAACTCTCGGCCGAAAACCTCGTGGTGCGCCGACAGGGCAAAGGCACCTTCGTCGCCACGCATGCCGAGCAGCATGTGCAGTACCGCTTCCTCAAGCTCGTGCCCGATGCGGGCGACCTGAGTACCGAGGGCCCCGCGGTGCGCACCATCGTCGACTGCAAGCGCCTGCGCGCATCGGCCGACGTGGCGCGCGCGCTCGGCCTGCGCACGGGCGACGCGGTGCTGCAGGTGCGGCGCGTGCTCGCCTACGGCGGCGTGCCCACCATCCTCGAAGACCTCTGGCTGCCCGGCGCGCCCTTCAAGGGGCTCACCGCCGAACGGCTGCGCGCGTGGCCCGGCCCGATGTACGCGCTGTTCGAAACCGAGTTCGGCGTGCGCATGGTGCGCGCCGAAGAAAAAATTCGCGCCGTGCTGCCCGATGCCGAACAGGCCGCGCTGCTCGATGTGACGCTGCAGATGCCCCTGTTGAGCGTGGAACGGCTGGCGCACACCTACCATGACATGCCGATGGAGCTGCGCCGCGGGCTCTATCGCACCGACACGCACCACTACAGGAACCAGCTGGGCTGA
- the sdhC gene encoding succinate dehydrogenase, cytochrome b556 subunit, producing the protein MTELATPPRPPRREFRNINAFTDLTTYRLPPAGIVSILHRVSGVLMFLLLPFIIWMFDTSLSSDYSFAKFKAAFNSGLGFVPGWFFKLVALALIWAYLHHFIAGLRHLWMDVSHAAVTKEFGHTSAVVTLALSILLTVVLGAKLFGLY; encoded by the coding sequence ATGACAGAGCTTGCAACTCCCCCCCGGCCTCCGCGTCGCGAATTCCGCAACATCAATGCCTTCACCGACCTCACGACCTACCGGCTGCCGCCGGCCGGCATCGTGTCGATCCTGCATCGCGTCAGCGGCGTGCTGATGTTCCTGCTGCTGCCGTTCATCATCTGGATGTTCGACACCTCGCTGTCTTCCGACTATTCGTTCGCCAAGTTCAAGGCCGCCTTCAACAGCGGCCTTGGTTTCGTTCCGGGGTGGTTCTTCAAGCTGGTCGCGCTCGCGCTCATCTGGGCCTACCTGCACCACTTCATCGCCGGCCTGCGGCATCTGTGGATGGACGTGAGCCACGCCGCCGTGACCAAGGAGTTCGGCCACACATCGGCCGTCGTCACGCTGGCACTGAGCATCCTGCTCACCGTGGTGCTCGGCGCCAAGCTGTTCGGCCTGTACTGA
- the sdhD gene encoding succinate dehydrogenase, hydrophobic membrane anchor protein, producing MSVNYGSKRIVVGAHYGLRDWLSQRITGGLMALFTIVLLAQLIFTRGPIGYDLWAGIFAAQWMKVLTFSVIIALLYHVWVGMRDVWMDYVQPVGIRLVLQIFTIVWLVGCAGWAIQVLWKI from the coding sequence ATGTCTGTGAACTACGGCTCCAAGCGCATCGTCGTCGGCGCGCACTACGGTCTGCGCGACTGGCTCAGCCAGCGCATCACGGGCGGCCTGATGGCGCTCTTCACGATCGTGCTGCTCGCGCAACTGATCTTCACCCGCGGCCCCATCGGCTACGACCTCTGGGCCGGCATCTTCGCCGCGCAGTGGATGAAGGTGCTGACGTTCTCCGTGATCATCGCCCTGCTCTATCACGTGTGGGTCGGTATGCGCGACGTCTGGATGGACTACGTCCAGCCCGTCGGCATCCGTCTCGTGCTGCAAATTTTCACCATCGTCTGGCTTGTCGGTTGTGCGGGTTGGGCCATTCAAGTGCTTTGGAAGATCTGA
- the sdhA gene encoding succinate dehydrogenase flavoprotein subunit yields MTYTKEKITKRKFDVVIVGAGGSGMRASLQLARAGLNVAVLSKVFPTRSHTVAAQGGVGASLGNMSEDNWHYHFYDTIKGSDWLGDQDAIEFMCREAPKVVYELEHFGMPFDRNPDGTIYQRPFGGHTANYGEKPVQRACAAADRTGHAMLHTLYQKNVEARTQFFVEWMALDLIRDDEGDVVGVTALEMETGDLHILQAKTVLLATGGAGRIFQASTNAFINTGDGLGMAARSGIPLQDMEFWQFHPTGVAGAGVLLTEGCRGEGAILLNSNGERFMERYAPTLKDLAPRDFVSRSMDQEIKEGRGCGPNKDYVLLKLDHLGAETIHKRLPSVYEIGVNFANVDITKEPIPVVPTIHYQMGGIPTNIHGQVVIQKGEENSAVVNGLYAVGECSCVSVHGANRLGTNSLLDLLVFGRAAGNHIVEFNDKLKEHKPLPNDAADRTLERLNRLESTTTGEYAQDVAGEIRAVMQQHAAVFRKQASMDEGVTKIAAVRERVKAIGLKDKSKVFNTARIEALEVDNLIEVAQATMVSAAARRECRGAHTVEDYERPADDPVAPLGRDDANWMKHTLWYSQDNRLSYKPVKLQPLTVASVPPKVRTF; encoded by the coding sequence ATGACCTACACAAAAGAAAAAATCACCAAGCGCAAGTTCGACGTCGTGATCGTCGGTGCCGGCGGCTCCGGCATGCGCGCCTCGCTGCAACTGGCCCGTGCCGGCCTCAATGTGGCCGTGCTCTCCAAGGTGTTCCCGACCCGTTCGCACACCGTCGCCGCTCAAGGCGGCGTGGGTGCATCGCTCGGCAACATGAGCGAAGACAACTGGCACTACCACTTCTACGACACGATCAAGGGTTCCGACTGGCTCGGCGACCAGGACGCGATCGAGTTCATGTGCCGCGAAGCCCCGAAGGTCGTGTACGAGCTCGAACACTTCGGCATGCCCTTCGACCGCAACCCCGACGGCACGATCTACCAACGCCCGTTCGGCGGCCACACGGCCAACTACGGCGAAAAGCCCGTGCAGCGCGCCTGCGCCGCGGCCGACCGTACCGGCCACGCGATGCTGCACACGCTCTACCAGAAGAACGTCGAAGCCCGCACCCAGTTCTTCGTCGAATGGATGGCGCTCGACCTCATCCGTGACGACGAAGGCGACGTGGTCGGCGTGACCGCACTCGAAATGGAAACCGGCGACCTGCACATCCTGCAGGCCAAGACGGTGCTGCTGGCCACCGGCGGCGCAGGCCGCATCTTCCAGGCCTCGACCAACGCCTTCATCAACACCGGCGACGGCCTCGGCATGGCGGCCCGTTCGGGCATCCCGCTGCAGGACATGGAGTTCTGGCAGTTCCACCCGACCGGCGTGGCCGGTGCGGGCGTGCTGCTGACCGAAGGCTGCCGCGGCGAAGGCGCGATCCTGCTGAACAGCAACGGCGAACGCTTCATGGAGCGCTACGCGCCCACCCTGAAAGACCTGGCGCCGCGCGACTTCGTCTCGCGCTCGATGGACCAGGAAATCAAGGAAGGCCGAGGCTGCGGTCCCAACAAGGACTACGTGCTGCTCAAGCTCGACCACCTGGGCGCCGAAACCATCCACAAGCGCCTGCCTTCGGTGTACGAAATCGGCGTCAACTTCGCCAACGTCGACATCACCAAGGAACCGATTCCCGTCGTGCCGACCATCCACTACCAGATGGGCGGCATCCCGACCAACATCCATGGCCAGGTCGTCATCCAGAAGGGCGAAGAAAACAGCGCCGTGGTGAACGGCCTCTACGCTGTCGGCGAATGCTCCTGCGTGAGCGTGCACGGCGCCAACCGCCTGGGCACGAACTCGCTGCTCGACCTGCTGGTGTTCGGCCGCGCGGCCGGCAACCACATCGTCGAATTCAACGACAAGCTCAAGGAACACAAGCCCCTGCCCAACGATGCGGCCGACCGCACGCTGGAGCGCCTGAACCGCCTCGAGTCGACTACCACCGGCGAATACGCCCAGGACGTGGCCGGCGAGATCCGCGCCGTCATGCAGCAACATGCGGCAGTGTTCCGCAAGCAGGCCTCGATGGACGAAGGCGTGACCAAGATCGCCGCCGTGCGCGAGCGCGTCAAGGCCATCGGCCTGAAGGACAAGTCGAAGGTGTTCAACACCGCCCGCATCGAAGCGCTGGAAGTCGACAACCTGATCGAAGTGGCGCAGGCCACCATGGTCTCGGCCGCCGCCCGCCGCGAATGCCGCGGCGCCCACACGGTCGAAGACTACGAACGCCCGGCGGACGACCCTGTCGCACCGCTCGGCCGCGATGACGCCAACTGGATGAAGCACACGCTCTGGTACAGCCAGGACAACCGCCTCTCGTACAAGCCGGTCAAGCTGCAGCCGCTCACCGTGGCCTCGGTTCCACCCAAGGTCCGCACGTTCTAA
- a CDS encoding succinate dehydrogenase iron-sulfur subunit, protein MKRTFQIYRYDPDKDAKPYMQTVEIELDGHERMLLDALMKLKAQDPTLSFRRSCREGVCGSDAMNINGKNGLACLTNMNTLKGTVVLKPLPGLPVIRDLIVDMTQFFKQYNSIKPYLQNDTVPPEKERLQSPEEREELNGLYECILCASCSTSCPSFWWNPDKFVGPAGLLQAYRFIADSRDEATAERLDNLEDPYRLFRCHTIMNCVDVCPKSLNPTKAIGKIKELMVRRAI, encoded by the coding sequence ATGAAGCGCACATTCCAGATTTACCGCTACGACCCGGACAAGGACGCCAAGCCCTACATGCAGACGGTCGAGATCGAACTCGACGGCCACGAGCGCATGCTGCTCGACGCCCTCATGAAGCTCAAGGCGCAAGACCCTACGCTGTCGTTCCGCCGCTCGTGCCGCGAAGGCGTCTGCGGCTCCGACGCGATGAACATCAACGGCAAGAACGGTCTGGCCTGCCTGACCAACATGAACACGCTCAAGGGCACCGTCGTGCTCAAGCCGCTGCCGGGCCTGCCCGTCATCCGCGACCTGATCGTGGACATGACGCAGTTCTTCAAGCAGTACAACTCGATCAAGCCGTACCTGCAGAACGACACCGTGCCGCCCGAAAAGGAACGCCTGCAGTCGCCCGAAGAGCGTGAAGAGCTCAACGGCCTGTACGAGTGCATCCTGTGCGCGAGCTGCTCCACGAGCTGCCCGAGCTTCTGGTGGAACCCCGACAAGTTCGTCGGCCCCGCCGGCCTGCTGCAGGCCTACCGCTTCATCGCCGACAGCCGCGACGAAGCCACCGCCGAGCGCCTGGACAACCTGGAAGACCCGTACCGCCTGTTCCGCTGCCACACGATCATGAACTGCGTGGACGTGTGCCCGAAGAGCCTGAACCCGACCAAGGCCATCGGCAAGATCAAGGAATTGATGGTGCGCCGCGCCATCTGA
- a CDS encoding FAD assembly factor SdhE, whose product MQPAADSADLLSERALSKLKWRCRRGLLENDLFIARFFERHEFRMTVGQAGAMETLMDLSDNDLLDLLLRRKEPEPEWAGAEVVALLQLMRTDGAQRPAISPSS is encoded by the coding sequence ATGCAACCCGCCGCCGACTCCGCCGACCTGCTCAGTGAACGTGCTCTGAGCAAGCTCAAATGGCGCTGCCGGCGCGGACTGCTCGAGAACGACCTGTTCATCGCCCGCTTCTTCGAGCGGCACGAATTCCGCATGACCGTGGGTCAAGCGGGAGCGATGGAGACACTGATGGACCTGTCGGACAACGACCTCCTTGACCTCCTTCTGCGCAGGAAGGAGCCCGAGCCCGAATGGGCCGGGGCCGAGGTGGTCGCATTGCTGCAGCTGATGCGTACCGACGGCGCGCAGCGTCCCGCAATCTCTCCTTCGTCCTGA
- the gltA gene encoding citrate synthase: MKASDTKATLSFSNGGDSVELPIYKGTVGPDVIDIRKLYAQTGMFTYDPGFMSTAACQSAITYIDGDKGELLYRGYPIEQLATNCDFMETCHLLLYGELPDTAKKANFTKLVTNHTMVNEQMQFFLRGFRRDAHPMAIMTGLVGALSAFYHDSTDINNPEHREIAAIRLIAKMPTLVAMAYKYTIGQPYMYPKNDLSYAGNFLHMMFATPCEEYKVNPVLERALDRIFILHADHEQNASTSTVRLCGSSGTNPFAAIAAGVACLWGPAHGGANEAALNMLYDIQKEGGVEKIGEFIKKVKDKNSNVKLMGFGHRVYKNYDPRAKLMQETCNEVLTELGLEQDPLFKLAKELEKIALEDEYFVSRKLYPNVDFYSGIVQRAIGIPVPLFTAIFALARTVGWIAQLNEMIGDPEYKIGRPRQLFEGSPKRDVKPITAR, from the coding sequence ATGAAAGCATCCGATACCAAGGCCACGCTGTCGTTCAGCAACGGCGGCGACAGCGTCGAACTGCCGATCTACAAGGGCACCGTGGGCCCCGACGTGATCGATATCCGCAAGCTGTACGCACAGACCGGCATGTTCACCTACGACCCGGGCTTCATGTCGACCGCCGCCTGCCAGTCGGCCATCACGTACATCGATGGCGACAAGGGCGAGCTGCTGTATCGCGGCTACCCCATCGAGCAGCTCGCGACCAACTGCGACTTCATGGAGACCTGCCACCTGCTGCTGTACGGTGAACTGCCGGACACCGCCAAGAAGGCCAACTTCACCAAGCTCGTGACCAACCACACGATGGTGAACGAGCAGATGCAGTTCTTCCTGCGCGGCTTCCGCCGCGACGCGCATCCGATGGCCATCATGACCGGCCTGGTGGGCGCCCTGTCGGCCTTCTATCACGACAGCACGGATATCAACAATCCCGAGCATCGCGAGATCGCCGCGATCCGCCTGATCGCGAAGATGCCCACGCTCGTGGCCATGGCCTACAAGTACACGATCGGCCAGCCGTACATGTACCCGAAGAACGACCTGAGCTACGCCGGCAACTTCCTGCACATGATGTTCGCCACGCCGTGCGAAGAGTACAAGGTGAACCCGGTGCTCGAGCGCGCGCTCGACCGCATCTTCATCCTGCACGCAGACCACGAGCAGAACGCCTCGACCTCGACGGTGCGCCTGTGCGGCTCGTCGGGCACGAACCCCTTCGCGGCCATCGCAGCCGGCGTGGCCTGCCTCTGGGGCCCTGCCCACGGCGGCGCCAACGAAGCGGCGCTGAACATGCTCTACGACATCCAGAAGGAAGGTGGCGTGGAGAAGATTGGCGAGTTCATCAAGAAGGTCAAGGACAAGAACTCGAACGTCAAGCTGATGGGCTTCGGCCACCGCGTGTACAAGAACTACGACCCGCGCGCCAAGCTGATGCAGGAAACCTGCAACGAAGTGCTGACCGAGCTGGGCCTGGAACAAGACCCGCTGTTCAAGCTCGCCAAGGAACTCGAGAAGATCGCCCTGGAAGACGAGTACTTCGTGTCGCGCAAGCTGTACCCGAACGTCGACTTCTACTCGGGTATCGTGCAGCGCGCCATCGGCATCCCGGTGCCGCTGTTCACCGCGATCTTCGCGCTGGCCCGCACGGTCGGCTGGATCGCCCAGCTGAACGAAATGATCGGCGACCCCGAGTACAAGATCGGCCGCCCGCGCCAGCTGTTCGAAGGTTCGCCGAAGCGCGACGTGAAGCCGATCACGGCTCGCTGA